The following coding sequences are from one Thermoplasmata archaeon window:
- the thpR gene encoding RNA 2',3'-cyclic phosphodiesterase — translation MGAAMRAFVAIDLPSAAPITSSERAIPPSDHLTLRFFADLPAASVPAVVDALSEVARESAPFSITIEGIGAFPSPRDPKVVWRGITDGREALIDLVANLDRRLSRVGFPSEDRPFVPHLTWFRVRSDVERAIAREVLAGGGGPGPLSVFVRAIALKESTLTRDGPIHRTIASVELGSHSELA, via the coding sequence ATGGGAGCGGCGATGCGTGCGTTCGTCGCCATCGACCTTCCCTCGGCCGCCCCGATCACCTCGAGCGAGCGGGCGATCCCGCCATCGGATCACCTCACGTTGCGTTTTTTCGCGGACCTGCCCGCCGCATCGGTCCCTGCGGTCGTCGATGCCTTATCGGAGGTAGCCCGAGAGTCGGCGCCGTTCTCGATCACGATCGAAGGGATCGGAGCATTCCCCTCCCCGCGTGACCCGAAGGTAGTGTGGCGCGGGATCACGGATGGTCGGGAGGCCCTCATCGACCTCGTCGCCAATCTCGATCGTCGCCTCTCTCGGGTTGGGTTCCCCTCGGAGGACCGTCCGTTCGTCCCGCACCTCACCTGGTTCAGGGTCCGCTCGGATGTCGAACGCGCAATCGCCCGTGAGGTGTTGGCCGGCGGTGGGGGACCGGGCCCGCTCTCCGTTTTCGTCCGTGCGATCGCACTCAAGGAAAGCACGCTCACTCGAGACGGGCCCATCCACCGCACGATCGCGAGCGTGGAGTTGGGAAGCCACTCCGAACTCGCCTGA